In Caldicellulosiruptor obsidiansis OB47, a single window of DNA contains:
- a CDS encoding class II glutamine amidotransferase: MLREGQVRIPSGCAISGFINKKGVRISGTDIINSIAIMKERGNGLGGGFAAYGIYPDRKDWYAFHLFFDDIKAKEDTEHFLNQNFEVLESEVIPTRKVSSIQNAPIVWRYFVKPLEKKLRDTEKTEEDFVVDSVMFINSRIDGAYVFSSGKNMGAFKGVGYPEDIGEFFRIDEYKAYIWTAHSRFPTNTPGWWGGAHPFTLLDWSIVHNGEISSYGTNYRYLEMFGYKCTLRTDTEVMAYLFDLLLRKHKLSVEIAAKALAAPFWSVIDRQDEKEREKLRAIRAVYSSCLVNGPFSIILGFSNGILALNDRIKLRPLVAAQKGDFVYVASEEAAIREICKDPEKVWMPKGGEPVYVTLDEGVIV, encoded by the coding sequence TTGTTAAGGGAAGGGCAAGTTAGAATTCCATCTGGTTGTGCTATTTCGGGATTTATCAACAAAAAGGGTGTGAGAATTTCTGGCACGGACATCATCAATTCTATTGCTATCATGAAAGAAAGAGGAAATGGACTTGGTGGTGGATTTGCAGCGTATGGAATCTATCCTGACAGAAAAGATTGGTATGCTTTTCACCTATTTTTTGATGATATAAAGGCAAAAGAAGATACAGAGCACTTTTTAAATCAGAACTTTGAAGTATTGGAAAGTGAAGTAATTCCAACAAGAAAGGTTTCAAGTATTCAAAACGCTCCAATTGTCTGGAGATATTTTGTAAAGCCACTTGAGAAAAAATTGAGAGATACAGAAAAAACAGAAGAGGATTTTGTTGTTGACAGTGTAATGTTCATAAACAGTAGAATTGACGGTGCGTATGTGTTTTCAAGTGGTAAGAACATGGGTGCATTCAAGGGCGTTGGATATCCAGAGGACATAGGCGAGTTTTTCAGGATTGACGAGTACAAGGCATATATCTGGACAGCGCACTCAAGATTCCCAACAAACACGCCAGGCTGGTGGGGCGGAGCTCACCCGTTTACCCTGCTTGACTGGTCAATTGTCCACAATGGCGAGATTTCATCGTATGGAACAAATTACAGATACTTAGAGATGTTTGGTTACAAGTGTACACTCAGGACTGACACTGAGGTCATGGCATACCTTTTTGACCTTCTTTTGAGAAAACACAAGCTTTCTGTCGAAATTGCAGCCAAAGCCCTAGCAGCTCCGTTTTGGAGTGTGATTGATAGGCAGGATGAAAAAGAAAGAGAAAAACTCAGAGCGATAAGAGCAGTTTACTCATCCTGTTTAGTAAATGGTCCATTTTCAATAATTCTTGGATTTTCCAATGGAATACTTGCTCTTAACGATAGAATAAAACTGCGACCGCTTGTTGCTGCGCAAAAAGGCGACTTTGTATATGTCGCATCAGAAGAGGCAGCAATAAGAGAAATATGCAAAGACCCAGAAAAGGTTTGGATGCCCAAAGGCGGAGAGCCTGTGTATGTTACTTTGGACGAAGGGGTGATAGTATGA
- a CDS encoding GldG family protein, producing MVKLDFKAIKSSFKTRKFKYGGYAAMLTASVIAILIVLNLLVGQIPAKLDLTHNRLYSLSKPTVDLLKNLKKDVTIYALFPTGNENPVISEFIQKYAEKSSHVKIKYIDPYKNPGFVKKYDTSGSGIDEGSLIVESGNKFRVINRYDMVDYSYNEQTGESNVTGLTIEQKLTPAILYVTSDKNPVLYELKGHGEDTLVSLGVSSEIEAANYEIRDLNLLTEKSVPQDATAVVVISPKTDISDIELKKLKDYINGGGRVMFLMDLLKDELKNFNSLFESLGVRLEHGIVMEGDNNYNAGNPVWILPKLESHDIVNPIDINNMYMLIPNAQPIVETKFKKRTITIEKLLTTTSNSWLRKDLNSTSLNKEKGDESGPFTLAVAITDKADALNAKLRPRDAKIVIVGNATFLNSQFSKSVPGNLNFVINALNWLQDKKDTLQIQPKDLTTFRLNISTTQAMIWAAITVIGIPIVILILGLTIWLRRRHL from the coding sequence ATAGTGAAGCTTGATTTTAAAGCTATTAAAAGTTCATTTAAAACAAGAAAGTTCAAATATGGCGGATACGCTGCTATGCTAACTGCATCTGTTATAGCTATACTGATAGTATTGAACCTTCTTGTGGGACAAATTCCGGCAAAACTTGATCTTACACACAACAGACTTTATTCACTTTCAAAACCTACAGTTGACCTTTTGAAAAACCTAAAAAAAGATGTTACAATTTATGCTCTTTTCCCTACCGGAAATGAAAATCCTGTGATCTCTGAGTTCATACAGAAATATGCTGAGAAATCTTCACATGTAAAGATTAAATACATAGACCCTTACAAAAATCCAGGATTTGTTAAAAAGTACGATACAAGCGGTTCTGGCATTGATGAGGGTTCGCTTATTGTCGAAAGCGGAAATAAGTTTAGAGTAATCAACAGATACGACATGGTTGATTACTCATATAATGAACAGACAGGTGAATCAAATGTAACAGGTCTTACAATAGAACAAAAACTTACACCTGCAATCTTGTATGTTACATCGGACAAAAACCCTGTTTTGTACGAGCTAAAAGGTCATGGAGAGGACACGCTGGTTAGCCTTGGCGTTTCAAGTGAGATTGAGGCTGCAAACTATGAAATAAGAGATTTGAATCTTCTTACTGAAAAGAGCGTACCTCAAGATGCAACAGCTGTTGTAGTAATCTCTCCAAAAACAGATATCTCAGACATTGAGCTAAAAAAATTAAAAGACTATATAAATGGCGGCGGACGTGTAATGTTTTTAATGGATCTATTGAAAGATGAACTCAAAAACTTCAACAGCCTGTTTGAAAGTTTGGGAGTAAGACTTGAACATGGAATTGTCATGGAAGGTGACAATAACTACAACGCAGGAAATCCTGTGTGGATACTGCCAAAGCTTGAATCACACGATATTGTAAACCCAATTGATATTAACAACATGTATATGCTCATACCAAATGCTCAGCCAATTGTTGAAACAAAGTTCAAGAAAAGAACAATCACCATCGAAAAACTTCTTACAACAACATCTAATTCTTGGCTCAGAAAAGATTTGAACTCAACATCGCTTAACAAAGAAAAAGGTGATGAGAGCGGTCCGTTTACTCTTGCTGTTGCTATTACTGATAAAGCAGATGCTCTCAATGCAAAATTAAGACCAAGAGATGCAAAAATTGTTATAGTTGGCAACGCAACATTTTTGAACAGTCAGTTTTCAAAAAGTGTTCCGGGGAATCTGAACTTTGTTATAAATGCTCTCAACTGGCTTCAAGATAAAAAAGATACTTTGCAAATTCAGCCTAAGGATCTCACAACCTTTAGACTAAATATTAGTACTACCCAGGCTATGATTTGGGCAGCAATCACTGTTATTGGAATACCTATTGTTATTTTGATATTAGGTCTTACAATCTGGCTGAGGAGGAGACATCTATGA
- a CDS encoding ABC transporter ATP-binding protein, which produces MIKVEHLTKKYGQHYAIHDISFEVQKGEIVGFLGPNGAGKSTTMNIITGYLSPTEGTAYVDGFDILEEPEEVKKRIGYLPENPPLYMDMTVQEYLDFVSDIKKVDKKEKKRSMDKIMETVGIAHVRNRLIKNLSKGYKQRVGLAQALIGNPPVLILDEPTIGLDPKQIIEIRTVIKNLRSEHTIILSSHILPEVSAVCERVLIINKGKIVASDTPENLSKRLTHGSKLQMRVLGQKQKVYGILEKVPGVKYIEFIGPKEPNTVEVIVEAENNLDIRADIFYALSEARLPILMMRAVDLTLEEIFLQLTTEEKEAEAV; this is translated from the coding sequence TTGATAAAGGTAGAACACTTAACTAAAAAGTATGGCCAGCACTATGCCATTCATGACATCTCTTTCGAAGTCCAAAAAGGGGAAATTGTAGGTTTTCTGGGCCCAAATGGTGCTGGCAAATCTACAACAATGAATATAATCACAGGATATTTATCACCTACAGAAGGTACTGCATATGTTGACGGATTTGACATCTTAGAAGAACCAGAAGAGGTGAAAAAAAGAATTGGATACCTTCCTGAAAACCCACCACTTTATATGGATATGACTGTGCAAGAATACCTTGATTTTGTTAGCGATATCAAAAAGGTTGATAAGAAAGAGAAAAAAAGAAGTATGGATAAGATAATGGAAACTGTTGGCATTGCTCATGTAAGAAACAGGCTCATAAAAAATCTTTCAAAAGGATATAAGCAGAGGGTTGGTCTTGCTCAGGCTTTAATTGGCAATCCTCCTGTTTTAATTTTGGATGAGCCAACAATTGGACTTGACCCAAAACAGATAATTGAGATAAGGACTGTTATAAAAAATCTTAGAAGTGAACACACAATAATATTGAGTTCTCATATCCTGCCAGAAGTAAGTGCAGTATGTGAAAGAGTGCTTATAATTAATAAAGGCAAGATAGTTGCCAGCGACACACCTGAGAATTTATCTAAAAGACTTACTCATGGAAGCAAACTTCAAATGAGGGTTTTGGGACAAAAGCAAAAGGTTTATGGAATCCTTGAAAAGGTGCCAGGAGTAAAATACATAGAATTTATCGGACCGAAAGAACCAAACACTGTTGAAGTTATTGTTGAAGCAGAAAATAATTTGGATATAAGGGCAGATATATTCTATGCACTGAGTGAAGCAAGACTTCCTATCTTGATGATGAGAGCGGTTGACCTGACACTTGAAGAGATATTCCTGCAGCTTACTACCGAGGAGAAGGAGGCTGAAGCTGTATGA
- a CDS encoding sodium:calcium antiporter — translation MVVGYVLKLIISLFVILLGCTFFTNAVEWFGKKLNLAEGAVGSILAAVGTALPETLIPIIAILFAKGESSHQVGIGAIAGAPFMLGTLAFFITGLAVIVYTLLKKRTLKMNVDLSVFERDLTYFIIVYGIAVATTFIHNHKVIRTIIALILFVAYLIYVKKTLADKSENEETQELEELYFTKFLKLPNNLLWISVQLILSLAIIIFGAHLFVEYVQKVATLIGISALVLSIIITPIATELPEKLNSVIWIGKKKDTLAIGNITGAMVFQSSVPVVFGIIFTPWDLKGITMVSAILAFSSAVLNLLWVKIKKSVNPFALLFGGVLYIIFIAYVFWI, via the coding sequence ATGGTAGTCGGATACGTCTTAAAACTGATTATTTCTCTATTTGTGATACTTTTGGGATGTACCTTTTTTACAAATGCTGTTGAATGGTTTGGTAAAAAGCTAAACCTTGCCGAGGGAGCAGTTGGAAGCATTTTAGCTGCGGTTGGTACTGCATTACCGGAAACACTCATACCTATTATTGCAATACTTTTTGCAAAGGGTGAAAGTTCTCACCAAGTTGGAATTGGTGCAATTGCCGGTGCACCTTTTATGCTTGGAACACTTGCATTCTTTATTACAGGTCTTGCAGTAATAGTTTACACCCTGCTCAAAAAAAGAACTTTAAAAATGAATGTTGACTTGAGTGTATTTGAAAGAGACCTTACCTACTTTATAATTGTCTATGGCATTGCTGTTGCCACAACGTTTATACACAACCATAAGGTTATAAGAACAATAATTGCACTTATTCTTTTTGTTGCTTATCTTATCTATGTAAAAAAGACGCTTGCGGATAAGTCTGAAAATGAAGAAACTCAAGAGCTGGAAGAGCTGTATTTCACAAAATTTCTAAAGCTCCCAAACAATCTTCTTTGGATAAGCGTTCAGCTTATTCTGTCACTTGCTATAATAATCTTTGGTGCACACCTTTTTGTTGAATATGTGCAGAAAGTTGCCACTTTGATTGGAATCTCAGCACTTGTTCTTTCAATCATCATAACACCAATTGCAACAGAACTTCCTGAAAAGCTGAATTCTGTAATATGGATTGGCAAGAAAAAAGACACCCTTGCAATTGGAAACATAACAGGTGCTATGGTATTTCAATCATCTGTCCCTGTTGTTTTTGGTATAATATTTACTCCATGGGATTTGAAAGGAATTACAATGGTATCCGCAATTTTAGCTTTTTCGTCTGCCGTTTTAAATCTTTTGTGGGTTAAAATTAAAAAAAGCGTCAATCCATTTGCACTCTTGTTTGGTGGAGTGTTGTATATTATATTTATAGCTTATGTTTTCTGGATATAA
- a CDS encoding NAD(P)/FAD-dependent oxidoreductase, with product MKYVIIGNSVAACGCIEAIRKVDTQNPIVVISDEKYRVYSRPLISYYLGGKVDENKMYIRDEDYYEKNKVETKLGKKAVAVDFANKEVLLDDGEKVKYDKLLIATGGKPFIPPTKGFELKNVFTFIKFDDVKAIDEAIKNGAKKAVVIGAGLSGLKAAEALIKRNVDVTVVELANRILGSILDLEASKIVQNELEKHGIVFKLETSVDEITGDGKVEKVKLKNGEVLDADIVVFAIGVVPNVDFLKGTELKINRGIVVNNKMETNIKDVYAAGDCAEGYDFVFEQQRVIPIWPNAYNQGETAGYNMAGVEKTFDRGFPMNSIGFFDVHMITAGIVVPNSDDIEVLVKHDNEKNTYRKIYLKNGRVIGFMFINSIDRAGMITNMIKEGFNVESIKHRLLDEDFGYLDLPKEVRQEKILGGAKA from the coding sequence ATGAAGTATGTTATAATAGGCAATTCTGTTGCTGCCTGTGGATGTATAGAAGCGATAAGAAAGGTTGACACGCAAAACCCTATTGTTGTTATATCAGATGAAAAGTACAGGGTATATTCAAGACCGCTCATCTCTTATTATCTTGGCGGAAAAGTTGACGAAAACAAAATGTATATAAGAGATGAGGACTACTATGAGAAAAACAAAGTAGAGACAAAACTTGGCAAAAAAGCAGTAGCAGTTGATTTTGCTAATAAGGAAGTTTTACTTGATGATGGTGAAAAGGTAAAATATGACAAGTTATTGATTGCAACAGGTGGAAAACCTTTCATCCCGCCAACAAAAGGGTTTGAACTCAAGAATGTGTTTACATTTATAAAGTTTGATGACGTGAAAGCAATAGATGAGGCTATCAAAAATGGTGCAAAAAAGGCAGTAGTCATTGGAGCGGGCTTGAGCGGACTCAAAGCAGCAGAAGCACTTATAAAAAGAAATGTAGATGTTACTGTTGTTGAGCTTGCAAACAGGATTTTAGGGTCTATACTGGATCTGGAAGCATCAAAGATAGTTCAAAATGAGCTTGAAAAACATGGTATAGTTTTCAAACTTGAGACATCTGTTGATGAGATAACAGGTGACGGAAAGGTTGAAAAGGTAAAGCTCAAAAATGGTGAGGTTTTAGATGCCGATATAGTCGTATTTGCTATAGGCGTTGTGCCAAACGTAGACTTTTTGAAGGGTACAGAGCTTAAAATAAACAGAGGTATTGTTGTTAACAATAAAATGGAGACAAATATAAAGGATGTATATGCAGCGGGAGACTGTGCAGAAGGATACGATTTTGTATTTGAACAACAGAGAGTAATTCCAATCTGGCCGAATGCTTATAATCAGGGCGAGACGGCAGGCTATAACATGGCAGGGGTTGAAAAGACATTTGACAGAGGATTCCCAATGAACTCAATAGGGTTTTTTGATGTCCATATGATAACAGCAGGGATTGTTGTGCCTAACTCTGATGATATAGAAGTTTTGGTAAAACACGACAATGAGAAGAATACTTACAGAAAGATATATCTCAAAAATGGCAGAGTTATTGGCTTTATGTTTATAAACTCAATTGACAGAGCTGGTATGATAACTAATATGATAAAAGAAGGCTTTAATGTTGAGAGTATAAAGCACAGACTTCTTGACGAGGACTTTGGATATTTAGATTTGCCAAAAGAAGTAAGGCAGGAGAAGATTTTAGGGGGTGCAAAAGCTTAA
- a CDS encoding cupin domain-containing protein, with product MPKRNIKEEPVMFGDPGFSSWGIAYYKKGQKNIVERHTHDCDEYYFVLEGKLKVTSEDKEYILEKGDMLWTKMGDFHEIVEALEDTTMFWLEGPLMGKRRKGHQYEL from the coding sequence ATGCCAAAGCGAAATATAAAAGAAGAACCTGTCATGTTTGGCGACCCGGGATTTTCTTCATGGGGTATAGCTTATTACAAAAAAGGGCAAAAAAATATTGTTGAAAGACACACACACGACTGTGATGAGTATTATTTTGTGTTAGAAGGTAAATTAAAAGTAACATCGGAAGACAAAGAATATATACTTGAAAAAGGTGATATGCTCTGGACCAAGATGGGCGACTTTCATGAAATTGTAGAGGCCTTAGAAGACACAACAATGTTTTGGTTAGAAGGTCCACTGATGGGCAAAAGACGAAAGGGACATCAGTATGAGCTATAA
- a CDS encoding 4Fe-4S dicluster domain-containing protein, giving the protein MAKKIFPKEDVCVGCHLCEVYCVYAHSKYKKPNVKAHELVKLYIKHKDEKPTPRILIEEKSGTWTTFALSCRHCDDAPCTKACITGAMKRLEDGRIVCDEEKCVGCWSCIMACPHGAVRRGENKKAASKCDLCLELGEPACVKNCPNEALEIKEV; this is encoded by the coding sequence TTGGCAAAGAAGATTTTTCCGAAAGAAGATGTGTGTGTAGGGTGCCACCTGTGTGAGGTTTACTGTGTGTATGCTCACTCTAAATACAAAAAGCCAAATGTTAAGGCTCACGAGCTTGTTAAGCTTTATATAAAACACAAAGATGAAAAACCTACGCCGAGAATCTTGATAGAAGAAAAAAGTGGAACATGGACCACATTTGCTCTTTCTTGCAGACACTGCGATGATGCTCCATGTACAAAGGCATGTATCACAGGTGCAATGAAGAGGCTTGAAGATGGAAGAATAGTTTGCGATGAGGAAAAGTGTGTTGGGTGCTGGTCGTGTATAATGGCATGCCCGCATGGAGCAGTAAGGCGAGGAGAAAACAAGAAAGCAGCCTCAAAATGTGATTTGTGTTTGGAACTTGGTGAACCTGCGTGTGTTAAGAACTGTCCAAATGAGGCCCTTGAAATCAAAGAGGTCTAA
- a CDS encoding glutamate synthase-related protein, whose translation MISLYENEFEVVRDETRCIRCKVCVRQCANEVHEYDDEEDRVVADSSKCVACHRCVVMCPTKALTIKKTENAFKENANWTPAYINEIYKQAETGGILLTGMGNDKPIPIYWDRLLINASQVTNPSIDPLREPMELKTFIGRKPDKLEFDEKGNLKTKLPPQLELEVPIMFSAMSFGSISLNACESLAAAAVQVGTYWNTGEGGLHQKLYKYKERAIVQCASGRFGVDVDYLNAGAAIEIKIGQGAKPGIGGHLPGEKVGEEVSRTRMIPIGSDAISPAPHHDIYSIEDLRQLIFALKEATNYTKPVGVKIAAVHNVAAIASGIARAGADFITIDGVRGGTGAAPLRIRDNVGIPIELALAAVDSRLREEGIRNQVSIIVAGSIRNSADVVKAIALGADAVFIGTAALISLGCHVCQKCHTGKCNWGIATQDPVLVKRLNPEIGAKRAANLLKAWSHEIKEMLGLMGINALESLRGNRLMLRAVGLTEKEMEILGVKHAGEGV comes from the coding sequence ATGATTTCGCTATATGAAAATGAATTTGAGGTTGTAAGAGATGAGACAAGATGCATTCGCTGTAAAGTCTGTGTTCGCCAGTGTGCAAACGAAGTTCATGAATATGATGATGAAGAAGACAGAGTAGTTGCTGATTCTTCAAAGTGTGTTGCATGCCACAGATGTGTTGTTATGTGTCCAACAAAGGCTCTTACCATCAAAAAGACAGAAAATGCATTCAAAGAGAACGCTAACTGGACACCAGCTTATATAAATGAAATATACAAACAGGCAGAGACAGGCGGAATACTTTTAACTGGTATGGGAAATGACAAACCAATACCAATTTACTGGGATAGGCTCTTAATAAACGCAAGCCAGGTTACAAATCCGTCAATTGACCCGCTGAGAGAACCAATGGAACTTAAAACCTTTATTGGTAGAAAACCTGACAAGCTTGAGTTTGACGAAAAAGGCAATTTAAAAACAAAACTTCCGCCACAGCTTGAATTAGAAGTACCTATTATGTTTTCTGCGATGTCGTTTGGTTCAATATCTTTAAATGCCTGTGAGTCTTTGGCAGCAGCTGCTGTCCAGGTAGGGACATACTGGAACACAGGTGAAGGTGGACTTCATCAGAAACTCTATAAATACAAAGAAAGAGCAATTGTTCAGTGTGCGTCAGGAAGATTTGGCGTTGATGTTGATTATTTGAACGCAGGTGCAGCAATTGAAATAAAGATTGGTCAGGGTGCAAAGCCGGGAATTGGCGGTCACCTTCCTGGTGAAAAGGTTGGTGAAGAGGTATCGAGAACAAGGATGATTCCAATTGGCTCTGATGCTATCTCACCAGCTCCACACCATGATATTTATTCAATTGAAGATTTAAGACAGCTAATCTTTGCTTTAAAAGAGGCTACAAACTATACAAAACCTGTTGGTGTTAAAATTGCAGCTGTTCACAACGTTGCAGCAATTGCCTCTGGGATTGCAAGAGCAGGTGCTGACTTTATCACAATCGATGGTGTGAGAGGTGGCACAGGTGCAGCACCGCTCAGAATTAGAGATAATGTTGGTATTCCAATAGAACTTGCCTTAGCAGCTGTTGATTCAAGGCTCAGAGAAGAAGGAATTAGAAACCAAGTGTCAATAATTGTTGCAGGTTCGATTAGAAACAGCGCAGATGTTGTAAAGGCTATAGCACTTGGTGCAGATGCGGTCTTTATTGGAACAGCGGCGCTCATTTCGTTGGGATGTCATGTTTGCCAGAAGTGTCATACAGGAAAGTGTAACTGGGGAATTGCAACACAGGACCCTGTTTTAGTAAAAAGACTCAATCCAGAGATTGGTGCAAAAAGAGCAGCAAACCTTTTGAAGGCTTGGAGTCATGAGATAAAAGAAATGTTGGGTCTTATGGGAATAAATGCGTTGGAGAGCTTGAGAGGTAATAGACTTATGCTAAGGGCAGTCGGACTTACAGAGAAAGAAATGGAGATCTTAGGTGTAAAGCATGCGGGAGAGGGGGTATAG
- a CDS encoding cation-transporting P-type ATPase: protein MENLKTSLSGLSFEEAEERLKVYGKNIIEKGKKKK, encoded by the coding sequence TTGGAAAATCTCAAAACAAGTTTAAGCGGACTTTCCTTTGAAGAGGCAGAAGAAAGACTTAAAGTGTATGGAAAAAATATAATTGAAAAAGGAAAAAAGAAAAAGTAA
- a CDS encoding ABC transporter permease, with the protein MSAVLKKELKIYFSTPTGYIFMGFFLLISGFFFAVSNLFSASPNYTSVLGNITFIFLVVVPVLTMRLLSEEARTKTDQLLLTSPLKLTEIVLGKYLAAVTVFVVTIAVTILYPIILSLYGDIPVAETLGAYIGFFLLGCSFISIGLFISSLTENQFVAAVVTFAALLLTWVIDWLESALPTDRVAGFVFVLILVGLVGAWIYLTIRNLIISISATVVGAAVFIAVYILKPEFYDNAIVRFFKWFSLLSRYQKFTNGLLDLSSIVYYLSFIFVFIFLTIRVLEKRRWS; encoded by the coding sequence ATGAGTGCAGTTTTGAAAAAAGAGCTAAAAATATACTTTTCAACACCAACAGGCTATATATTCATGGGATTCTTCCTTTTAATCTCTGGATTTTTCTTTGCAGTGTCAAACCTGTTTTCGGCAAGCCCTAATTATACATCAGTACTGGGTAATATAACTTTTATATTCTTGGTTGTTGTTCCAGTACTTACAATGAGACTCTTGAGCGAAGAGGCAAGAACAAAGACAGACCAGCTGCTTTTGACATCCCCACTGAAACTTACTGAAATTGTACTTGGAAAGTATTTGGCTGCTGTAACTGTTTTTGTTGTTACAATTGCTGTTACTATATTATACCCAATAATTCTTTCTCTTTACGGTGATATACCTGTAGCAGAAACCTTAGGAGCATATATAGGCTTTTTCCTTCTTGGATGCTCTTTTATTTCCATAGGACTATTTATATCTTCACTTACTGAAAATCAGTTTGTTGCTGCAGTTGTAACATTTGCAGCTCTGCTTTTGACATGGGTAATAGATTGGCTTGAAAGTGCTCTTCCGACAGATAGAGTTGCAGGATTTGTGTTCGTTTTGATCCTTGTTGGGCTTGTTGGGGCATGGATTTATCTCACAATAAGGAATTTAATTATAAGCATTTCAGCAACAGTTGTAGGTGCTGCAGTATTTATTGCTGTGTACATCTTAAAACCTGAATTTTATGACAATGCTATAGTTAGATTTTTCAAGTGGTTTTCGCTTTTAAGCAGATACCAAAAATTTACAAATGGACTTCTGGACTTATCATCAATAGTTTACTATCTATCTTTTATATTTGTATTTATATTCCTCACTATAAGAGTACTTGAAAAAAGAAGATGGAGTTAA
- a CDS encoding Nucleopolyhedrovirus P10 family protein, with the protein MSDREILELILEKVTVLDQKVDRLEKKVESLEKRVESLERRVESLERRVESLEKRMDALEARVERLELQVAENTQILKALEHLAQVNKAEHDNFTHQLARIEGLLSSEISKNKEEHQLLFVKTEENSEKITRLEKDMVVIESVCGKNMQDIAFLKGVKN; encoded by the coding sequence ATGAGTGATAGGGAAATACTGGAATTAATACTGGAAAAGGTCACTGTGCTTGACCAAAAGGTTGACAGGCTTGAAAAGAAAGTTGAAAGCCTTGAAAAGAGGGTTGAAAGCCTCGAAAGAAGAGTTGAGAGTCTTGAAAGAAGGGTAGAAAGCCTTGAAAAGAGAATGGATGCACTTGAGGCAAGAGTTGAAAGGTTAGAATTACAAGTTGCTGAAAACACCCAAATTCTAAAAGCTTTAGAGCACTTGGCACAGGTAAATAAAGCAGAACATGACAATTTTACTCATCAGCTTGCACGCATTGAAGGACTTCTCTCCTCTGAGATATCTAAAAACAAAGAAGAACATCAGCTGCTTTTTGTTAAGACTGAAGAGAACTCCGAGAAGATAACAAGGCTTGAAAAAGACATGGTTGTAATCGAGTCTGTTTGTGGTAAGAATATGCAAGATATAGCTTTTTTGAAGGGTGTGAAGAATTAA